TTGGGTTGATAACATACTCACCGTCAACAAAACCAACTTCAACACCAGCAATTGGGCCATTAAATGGAATATCAGATACACATAGAGCTAAAGATGAGCCTAACATTGCTGCCATTTCAGGTGAGCAATCTTGCTCAACACTCATAACAGTGTTCGTAATTTGAACTTCATTACGGAATCCTTCAGCAAACATTGGACGGATTGGTCTATCAATTAAACGAGCAGTTAATGTTGCTGTTTCACTTGGACGGCCTTCACGTTTAATGAATCCTCCTGGTACTTTTCCAACAGCATACATTTTTTCTTCATAATTAACTGTTAGTGGGAAAAAATCAACATCTTTCGCTTGTTTTGAAGCTACAGCGACACTTAATACCACCGTGTCACCATATCTTACTAACACTGCTCCATTTGCTTGCTTGGCTAATTGTCCGATTTCAACAGATAATGGACGGCCTCCCCAAGTTGTTTCAAAAACACGTTTTTCACTATGCACTATAATTTTTCTCCTTTGCATACTCGAGGTGAACAGACTACTAAACAAATATCAATCATCTCAAAAATTTAAGAAAACTCATATTTGCATAGTAGACAATCAGCTCATCCTCGGTTTTTTATTAAAAGAAAAGCGAGATCAAAACGACCTCACTTATCCTCCTATTTTTGACTCAATTGATTAACGACGTAAGCCTAAACGTTTGATTAATTCACGGTAACGTTGAACATCATTTTTACGTAAGTAAGCTAATAAGTTACGACGGTGACCAACTTTTTTCATTAATCCACGGTATGAATGGTGGTCTTTTTTATGCACGTGTGCATGCTCGTTTAATGCATTAATTTCTGCAGTTAAAACAGCGATTTGTACTTCTGGAGAACCAGTATCTCCTTCGTGACGTGCGTATTCTTTAATGATTTCGTTCTTGCGTTCTTTTGAAATTGCCATGTCTTTCACCTCTTCTATATTATTTCCCCAAAACTGAGTATATCGTTGGTGATTCGATGTACCAAGTAATAGGCATGTGACGATTTATCACACAATGGTACTTTACATGATTTTTAGCATAAAAGCAACTGTTTCATACACTTAATTCTCGTTTTATTTATCTTTTTTGTACCAATCATAATGAAATATTCCGTCTCTATCTTTTCGCTCGTAAGTATGTGCACCAAAATAATCTCTTTGTGCTTGAATAATGTTGGCTGGTAAGTCTTTTGAGCGGTATGAATCATAATAAGAAATCGCCGAAGACAAGCTTGGTACTGGTACACCTAGTTTAACAGCTAAAGAAACAACTTCTCTTATATCACGTTGGTATTCTGATACAATACTTAAAAAGTAGTCATCTAACATTAGATTTTTTAGTGTTGGATTCTTTTCATAAGCATCTGTGATTTTTTGTAAAAATTGTGCACGTATAATACAGCCCTCACGAAATATTTGAGCGATTTCTCCATAGTTTAATGACCAATTGTATTCATTACTTGCCATCATCATTTGTGAGAATCCTTGTGCGTAACTCATAATCTTACTAAAATATAAGGCTCTTCTGACTTTTTCTATCATGACGTTTTTATCTATGTTTTTATCTATGTCTATATCAGCATCTGGTCCTGGTAAAATACGACTTGCCTCGCATCGCTCTTCTTTTAAAGCTGACATAAATCTAGCAAAAACTGCTTCTGTTACAAGAGGTAATGGAACACCTAAATCAAGTGCATTCTGACTGGTCCATTTCCCAGTTCCTTTATTGCCTGCTTTATCTAGTATGTGTGTGACGATGTAATCTTGCGTGTCTAAATCATCTTTCTTCATTAATAGTTCAGATGTAATCGTCATTAAGTAGCTGTTTAGTTCGCCATCATTCCAAGAATTAAAAATTTGAGAAATTTCTTCTATATTAAGACCCAATCCTTTAGATAAAATATCATAACTTTCAGCAATCAGCTGCATATCACCATACTCAATACCGTTATGAACCATTTTAACAAAATGTCCAGCCCCGTCTGGTCCAATATAAGACACACAAGGTTTTCCATCACGAGCTTTAGCTGCGATATCTTCAAACAAAGGTTTAATTAAATCATATGCTTCACGTTGACCACCTGGCATGAGTGATGGTCCGTTTAGTGCCCCCTCTTCTCCACCAGACACACCTGAACCTACAAACTTAATTCCAAACTCTTTCAAGTAATTACTTCGTCTGAGTGTATCAGTATAATGAGTATTTCCTCCATCAATCAGTACATCATCTTTATCTAAATAAGGTACTAACTGCTCAATGATAGTATCTGTTATCTTTCCAGCAGTTACCATCAGCATTATTTTTCGAGGTGTTTCAATTGATTCAATAAAAGAGTCAATTGTTTCAAATCCTTTAATGTTTTTTTCTGGATGATTTTTTAAAAACTCATCTGTTTCATGATAAAAATGACTGTAAACGGACACGCTATATCCTTTCCCTTCACTATTTAAAGCCAAATTTTTTCCCATAACACCTAATCCGACCATACCAAACTGCTGCTTACTCATTTAATCAATTGCCTCCTGTAGCTTTTTCCATTAGTTATAAATCCTTTAAAATAATAACATAACTGATTTAGTTTCTTAGAAAAATATGAAAGTTTTCATCGTTCTATTACCAAATTAAAATAAGTAAAAATAACATTTATTAAGGGTTTAAGCGATTTATTTATTTCTCAAGGTTTTCATTTTATGGTAAAATGAAAAGTACTATATTAGAATAGAAAGGAAGGGATATTGATGATTACAATGGATGATATTATCCGTGAGGGGCATCCTACCCTTCGTGAAGTTGCCAAAGAAGTTGAGTTACCTTTATCAGAAGAAGATATTGAACTAGGTAAACGTATGCAAGAGTTTTTAAAAAACAGTCAAGACCCAGAACTTGCAGAAAAATACAAACTACGTGGTGGTGTTGGACTTGCCGCACCACAATTAAATATTTCAAAACGCATTATTGCAATTGAAATTCCTAGTCAGTCAGAAGAAGATACTGAACCACTTTTAAGCACTGTCATGTACAATCCCAAAATAGTGAGTCACTCAGTTCAACAAGCTGCTCTTGAAGAAGGAGAAGGTTGTTTATCTGTTGACAGACCAGTGCCAGGTTACGTTATTAGAAATGCACGAATTACAGTTACTTATCATGATATAAATGGTGAAGAACATAAAATTCGTTTGAAAAATTACATGGCCATTGTGGTACAACATGAGATTGATCATATCAATGGTATTA
This genomic stretch from Vagococcus sp. CY52-2 harbors:
- the gndA gene encoding NADP-dependent phosphogluconate dehydrogenase translates to MSKQQFGMVGLGVMGKNLALNSEGKGYSVSVYSHFYHETDEFLKNHPEKNIKGFETIDSFIESIETPRKIMLMVTAGKITDTIIEQLVPYLDKDDVLIDGGNTHYTDTLRRSNYLKEFGIKFVGSGVSGGEEGALNGPSLMPGGQREAYDLIKPLFEDIAAKARDGKPCVSYIGPDGAGHFVKMVHNGIEYGDMQLIAESYDILSKGLGLNIEEISQIFNSWNDGELNSYLMTITSELLMKKDDLDTQDYIVTHILDKAGNKGTGKWTSQNALDLGVPLPLVTEAVFARFMSALKEERCEASRILPGPDADIDIDKNIDKNVMIEKVRRALYFSKIMSYAQGFSQMMMASNEYNWSLNYGEIAQIFREGCIIRAQFLQKITDAYEKNPTLKNLMLDDYFLSIVSEYQRDIREVVSLAVKLGVPVPSLSSAISYYDSYRSKDLPANIIQAQRDYFGAHTYERKDRDGIFHYDWYKKDK
- the def gene encoding peptide deformylase, which encodes MITMDDIIREGHPTLREVAKEVELPLSEEDIELGKRMQEFLKNSQDPELAEKYKLRGGVGLAAPQLNISKRIIAIEIPSQSEEDTEPLLSTVMYNPKIVSHSVQQAALEEGEGCLSVDRPVPGYVIRNARITVTYHDINGEEHKIRLKNYMAIVVQHEIDHINGIMFYDHINEEHPNYAPDDVIFIQ
- the rpsO gene encoding 30S ribosomal protein S15 — its product is MAISKERKNEIIKEYARHEGDTGSPEVQIAVLTAEINALNEHAHVHKKDHHSYRGLMKKVGHRRNLLAYLRKNDVQRYRELIKRLGLRR